One Candidatus Binataceae bacterium genomic region harbors:
- a CDS encoding GNA1162 family protein, translating to MALGLCLAATACASQPALTDRTFFRNEYEVDTHGRKTWFDRLVETDPGGFKTHVAPDYESIAPARIAVLPFVDTGSAQFVVDKIPLTARGPEQQADWAWTHSNRLRRYVDGYLSSREFLVENLIQVDQVMKEHRIYDATSLARISPQALGQLLGVDAVVYGEVTHYEAYYLALVSAYQVGVSIRIVSTHDGRELFTAEGSRYDVDVAPAFDPVDIAINSAFTLLQLRDIVLARAEDESAREIILRIPRSQRLQDELIEEATEAPSQAKQEDVATLLRDSGPQPRSNVERASAIHPTD from the coding sequence GTGGCGCTGGGACTTTGCCTTGCAGCCACCGCATGCGCCAGCCAACCCGCTCTCACCGATCGGACCTTCTTTCGCAACGAATACGAAGTCGATACTCACGGACGCAAGACCTGGTTCGATCGTCTAGTGGAAACCGATCCCGGCGGGTTTAAGACCCATGTGGCACCGGACTATGAGTCGATCGCTCCGGCCCGCATCGCAGTATTGCCGTTCGTGGATACGGGCAGCGCGCAGTTCGTAGTGGACAAGATTCCGCTAACCGCCCGCGGTCCGGAACAACAGGCTGACTGGGCGTGGACTCACTCGAACCGGCTCCGCCGCTACGTGGACGGTTATCTCTCCTCGAGGGAGTTCCTAGTCGAAAACCTGATCCAAGTCGATCAGGTAATGAAAGAACATCGAATCTACGACGCCACGAGCCTCGCGCGAATCTCGCCGCAGGCCCTAGGCCAATTGCTCGGCGTCGATGCAGTGGTATATGGCGAGGTCACCCACTACGAGGCGTACTACCTGGCGCTAGTTTCCGCATACCAAGTAGGCGTGAGTATCCGCATAGTCTCCACCCATGACGGGCGCGAGTTGTTCACCGCGGAAGGCAGCCGTTACGACGTCGATGTGGCGCCCGCGTTCGATCCGGTGGATATTGCGATTAACTCCGCCTTTACGCTGCTTCAGCTTCGCGACATCGTCCTGGCTCGCGCCGAGGACGAGAGTGCACGTGAAATAATCCTACGCATCCCGCGATCGCAGCGCCTGCAAGACGAGCTCATCGAGGAAGCGACCGAGGCACCATCGCAAGCTAAGCAGGAAGATGTCGCGACTCTTTTGCGGGACAGCGGTCCCCAGCCACGTTCCAACGTCGAGCGCGCATCGGCGATACACCCGACTGATTAA
- a CDS encoding class I SAM-dependent methyltransferase, translated as MTLASDLSVAEYFARLASSYGAGEYYRKRRAAAVAEIGRRLGKIESLLDLGCGNGTYLAGFREAIDPKFLVGADLSFRMAQEALRRGVTNVIIAGDATLLPFRPASFRAIFCSHVLQFVADLPRCVAEIAHCLAPGGTFVIAGGEFGVRERLKILLGDLRWSALRAELPRPRDVRIRRNLADYRDAAQGAGLSVDSQTVEFTVTWADLAEFYRVRWLSLYEPSSQVALAGVLDELVSERGNESFQMNESLLFCQQAGGTMTPR; from the coding sequence ATGACGCTAGCAAGTGACCTTAGCGTCGCCGAATATTTCGCACGCCTTGCGAGTAGTTACGGGGCAGGAGAGTACTATCGAAAACGGCGTGCCGCCGCGGTGGCGGAGATAGGGCGACGGTTGGGGAAGATCGAAAGCCTGCTCGACCTCGGCTGTGGCAACGGCACGTACCTGGCAGGGTTTCGAGAGGCCATCGATCCGAAATTTCTGGTGGGCGCCGATCTTTCGTTCCGAATGGCCCAAGAGGCTTTGCGGCGCGGGGTGACCAACGTGATCATTGCCGGCGACGCCACCCTCTTGCCGTTCCGCCCCGCTTCATTCCGCGCGATTTTCTGCAGTCACGTGCTGCAGTTCGTCGCCGACCTGCCGCGATGCGTTGCAGAGATCGCACACTGCCTCGCTCCCGGTGGCACCTTCGTTATAGCAGGCGGCGAATTTGGAGTACGCGAACGACTGAAAATCCTGCTGGGCGATCTACGCTGGTCCGCGTTGCGGGCTGAACTGCCGCGGCCACGTGATGTCCGGATTCGCCGCAACTTGGCCGACTATCGGGACGCTGCTCAGGGGGCGGGACTGAGCGTGGACTCGCAAACAGTTGAATTCACCGTAACCTGGGCCGACCTTGCTGAATTCTATCGTGTGCGCTGGCTCTCATTGTACGAGCCGTCCTCGCAGGTAGCTCTTGCCGGGGTTCTCGACGAACTGGTGTCCGAACGCGGCAACGAGTCCTTCCAGATGAACGAATCGTTACTTTTCTGTCAGCAAGCCGGCGGCACGATGACGCCACGTTAA
- a CDS encoding sigma-70 family RNA polymerase sigma factor produces the protein MKPTTLHTGSTLAVDHERIYRAHKARILNLCKLLLRDSDEAEDVAQEVFLRAFERIGSEETPKVWEAWLVRVAVNACRDRQRSAWWKSRRRPGDLDELAPWLSLSSEEQARSREWQSRVWQALRALNNRQRNVFVLRYIEGWSTNDVAESLGLTAAAVKTHLFRAVRHLRKVVER, from the coding sequence ATGAAACCCACCACCCTGCACACCGGAAGTACACTGGCGGTGGACCACGAACGGATTTACCGCGCGCATAAGGCCAGGATCCTTAACCTGTGCAAGTTATTGCTGCGTGATTCAGATGAGGCCGAAGACGTCGCGCAGGAAGTTTTCCTGCGAGCCTTCGAGCGCATCGGCTCCGAGGAGACACCAAAGGTGTGGGAGGCGTGGCTGGTGCGGGTCGCAGTCAACGCCTGTCGCGACCGGCAGCGTTCGGCGTGGTGGAAGAGCCGCCGCAGGCCGGGCGACCTCGATGAGCTTGCTCCCTGGCTCTCTCTTTCCAGCGAGGAACAGGCCCGCAGCCGGGAATGGCAGTCGCGAGTCTGGCAGGCGCTGCGCGCGTTGAATAACCGCCAACGCAACGTGTTCGTTCTCCGGTACATCGAAGGATGGTCGACCAACGACGTAGCAGAAAGCCTTGGTCTCACCGCCGCGGCCGTAAAGACACACTTGTTTCGCGCGGTCCGACATCTCCGCAAGGTGGTAGAGCGCTAA